The Arachis ipaensis cultivar K30076 chromosome B10, Araip1.1, whole genome shotgun sequence DNA window TTTTGCAGTCTTCTAGATTCAAATGATCTCAGTGGTCAGATTCCAGAAGGCTTATTCAATGTTTCTAAATACAAGTATGTATGGTAATCAACAGTTACTTGAGACATTTAAACCCTAGTTTAAAGCTACCTTATCTTTCCCTGACTCAAAGATCATAGGTAGTCACAATGTCCAAAAGAATCCGACACAAGATGCCATATGAAATAGGCATACTGCATGAGCAGGGAAATTTGATGACATTTTAGTTAGTTTAAGAAAGATACTCTGTATTATAGCAATCAAGAAATTAAACTTGTAAAAATGCACCTCTGTCGTTGTCCTTGAATTATTTGTGTCTGTCAGGGTGCTCCTGCTGTGAGAAGTGAGAGTGTTGTGTTGGAATGGCCACTCTCGTATATTCAAATTTCGATCCATGCACTGTTTTTGCTTGTTAATAGCGGAATTAATTTAACTTTTTAATACGTTCCACTTTGTTTCTGTGTTCCATGTTGCAGTTTCACTGGAAATAAGTTGAACTGTGGCATGAATTATCGTAAACTTTGTGCATATGATATTGCAGACCAAGGTTACTTGTTTGAAATATTTGCTGATCCTTTTCTATTTTTGAAGGCTATTTACCTCACCCACCCCTGCTACACACAGCATTCTNNNNNNNNNNNNNNNNNNNNNNNNNNNNCGAAAACTGCGAAAACTGGCATCATTGTTGGAATAGTTTTAGGTTTGGTTGTTATTATTTGTCTTGGTGGTCTACTGTTCTTCTGGCGCAAGAGCTACAAGCGTGATGTTTACGTAGATGTTGCAGGTTCGTGTTCTGTTTATACTCtttgcaatttttttttgttaagctTTTCCTACATTTTGGTCGACTAGGGCAAGATTCAGTTAAATCTCGATAATCTACTGATTATACCTTCTAGTACTGCTTTCATTGTGAAACCATGTTGAAATAAtgctatataatatatattatgttaattttcatACAAGGATGTTTTCAACATAGAAAAGAAGAACAAAGAGGAAAAGTTATCTTTTAAGAGATGAAAAAtttaaatagaaagaaaaagagaattcaGGAAACTGGAAGCTTTTAATGTAGAGTGTAATGACAATATGAaattaattaatgtaaattacCTATCTCCCTTGCTTGTTCAGGTGAAGTTGATGGGCGAATTGCATTTGGTCAGCTGAAAAGATTTGCTTGGAGAGAACTGCAAATAGCTACAGACAACTTTAGTGAGAGAAATGTTTTAGGACAGGGAGGCTTTGGGAAGGTTTATAAAGGTGTTCTACCCGATGGCACAAAAATTGCTGTTAAAAGGTTAACCGATTATGAAAGTCCCGGTGGAGATGCTGCTTTCCAGCGTGAAGTTGAGATGATAAGTGTAGCTGTCCATAGGAACTTGTTACGGCTGATTGGGTTCTGTACGACTCCAACGGAGCGCCTATTAGTCTATCCCTTCATGCAGAACCTAAGTGTTGCCTATCGTCTTCGAGGTATTTAACCATCAACTTATATGGCACATGAGCAGTCCTGCTAGTTATAAATCAAATTGGCTTTGCGAgagtaatatttttatttatttttataactgTGATCGCACAGGTTCTTCGTATAGTTGAAGAGTTGCCTCCATTTTGCATCCTTATTTTGTTTCATTCCTATAGCTATTTAACATTCCAGAGTATAATTATCATCATCATAACAGAGGCTTAGGGAAATAAAACACGAAAGAGAAAGATGAAGTTGATCTATATAATCAATAGAACTGTCATAATGTAGGCTTACCCAATTTCAAATGTCCACTAGTTAGCATAAAAAATTCTGTATCCTGCTCCgccaaatttaaatttatattgatAACATAGAACTGTATATTGTTGTTTATGCTGGCTCTAAAACTTGGGTCATTTTTTTATGAAGAACTTAAACCTGGGGAGGCTGTTTTGGATTGGCCTACGAGAAAAAAAGTGGCTCTGGGAACAGCCCGAGGCCTAGAATATCTTCATGAGCAATGCAATCCTAAGATTATCCATCGGGATGTGAAGGCAGCTAATGTATTACTGGATGGAGACTTCGAGGCAGTTGTAGGAGACTTCGGTTTAGCAAAGTTAGTTGACGTTCGAAGGACTAATGTGACAACTCAAGTTCGTGGGACCATGGGCCACATAGCTCCTGAATACTTGTCCACTGGAAAATCTTCAGAAAAGACTGATGTCTTCGGATATGGAATAATGCTTCTAGAGCTTGTTACAGGTCAACGCGCAATTGACTTTTCACGTTTGGAAGAGGAAGACGATGTGCTGTTGCTTGACCATGTAAGACAACCTCCTTTTATCCTAACCTTTTTGTCTGCTCCCCATGTGTGTCTGGTTGTTTTTTAAATGTAGGAACATGCTCTAAACTTGCTTCGATGCCTTGATGACTTCCGGTTTGGCATTTTATTTTATCAATACACATTGTGAGTATGATTGTATATGGTAAATTACAGTGATCTCCAAGTTAAGTGATATTAGACTCAGCACCCGTTTATCTATCATATTTACACCTACCACTCTCAATCTTATGCTTGTAGTGGAGATCAGTTTCATATTACAAAAATTAGGAATAAAAGGGTATTAAGTATGGTATTTTTAAACCTCGGGGAAGTTGGTGTTTGCTTTTGTCCATAACTTATTGTTTAAAGTGTACGTTTTGCTTTTAAACGCCCTTACCTTGATCGACTAATGCTAGGGAACCAATTTTTTTCAGCCAACATTAGCCAATTTTTTTAAGATTATTTTGTTTATCTTAAATTCTAAACCCTATATCAAATCCTATTATAAATCCTAAATGTTAATCCTccaaaaaatgaaaatttttataattaaaaaaagaaaagttgGCTAATATTACTAACTCAAAGTTGGTTCCTTATACTCTCACCTTGATCATATTGATAATTGATAATGAATGGTGAATGGTGAACTAATAATAAGAGACGTGGAGCTTGTGCAATTCAGTTTGTGCTTTTTGGTTACTGTTTTTGCCATATTTGTGATGTTGAAGGTTAAGAAACTTGAACGGGAGAAAAGACTAGATGCTATTGTTGATCGCAATCTGaaacaaaattacaaaatagAAGAAGTTGAAATGATTGTTCAAGTTGCATTACTCTGCACACAAGCATCACCAGAGGACCGACCAGCAATGTCGGAGGTCGTGAGAATGTTGGACGGAGAAGGACTGGCCGAAAGGTGGGAGGAATGGCAACACGTAGAGGTCAACCGGAGGCAGGATTACGAGAGACTGCAAAGAAGATTGGGGTGGGGAGAAGATTCAATAAATAACCAAGATGCCATTGAGTTGTCTGGTGGAAGATGATACGATCAATGAGGTCATCAGTGTCTTTGTAGAACAAAAAATTTCTGTTATTAGAGTATCCAAATTACAATCACACGTCATAAAATGTTGACAGCTGTGGTTGAAAAACATGAGCCAAACCCAAAAAATTTGGGGGCCAAACAATGTAGTCTGTTTTAGTGAATTACAGAAATTCTTCCATGTAATTCCTTAAAGTAGTACATGTGCATAGAGCAAACCCTTGTGAGAATGCATGAGACTTTTCAACCAAAGCTATGAACATGACATTTTggatctttcttttccttttctaagCCGTGATTACAGGTTTTGCAGTCTGTTTAAATAATGCATGGATGTGTGAAACTGAGCAGGTACTCCTCAATAGCTCTAAAACCCAGTTTTAGGAAACCGAGAAATCGAGGCTCCGTTTGTTTCTGAATTTTCAGTTACAAGAATTCTATGTTGTCCTATGGTAATCATTAAGGCACAAGATAAAGTTTTAACGTAGATAATCAAAGTGTACATCATAACCTTTAAATTTCTCTTCATAAGGCTAGAAGCAACCGTTAAGATAACCCTTAAATTTCTCTTCATAAGGTTAGAAACAACCGTTAAGACAGtggcggagcttagttcagacaagggggCCATGACCccctaaattttttataaaaaatttagtagtattttttcaaaagataaaaaatagtttaattgacttaaatactttattatgacttaaagtatctaataaattcaataaataacactctctctatctttagattcaaatataaaaaattagatatttttatttatttaatttaatattattttatattttactatttatttaatttaattttttatatgataaaaaataatagaatattcaataagtattaatattattgtatttgtataaattgataaaaaaattcaataaatattataaattttaatatttgttctTCTaactttttctttatatattttacaaaatatatatttaaatttttatataaaataataatgaaaaatcaaagaattgatacattttttaaaaggaaggctaatatttaagaaggagaacatataatttTTACAATATCAATACCTATAGATAGTTCTtatactttaatgaatcacgaaaaaagtgagatacaaccttcaaaagttcaaatagttacatctgatgagtttgaccttaatttttTAGAACGAGACCCTGAAAAatggctttaaatttggcaatatcacctaaaccagagagatgagattagacgagcttatcttaaatgggtCCATATCAAAAGTATTTTGAGAATTATCTTCTATGTggcccccccaaaattttgtttcaagttccgccactgcCCACACCTAAAGTTAAATAACTTAGTTAGCAAAATATGTTGTCATCTCCACTTCAGAAAACCAAGTCCATGCTTTGACAAAAACCAACCTTAATGGTCTTATCATCACCACAAGTTATCACACATAGTTGTTTATTTGGATGGGAAAATGCTAAGTCATTTACTCCACCAACATGAGCATCAATCTACAAAAAGAGATTCAAAAGTAAGCATTGCAAATGGTTATAAGTAAAATATAATGTAAGAAGATAGAATTATCCAATGTGTATGCATGCAAATGTTTGTGTCTACCTCCAGGTGCTGCCGTACTTCATCGCCACCATGATAAGAGTATATCTGAACAATGTGCCTTGAGTAAGCAACTCCTGTTTGTTGAACAAAGTCATATTAATGATTGGTTGCGTTGACTTCAGAAAGTATACATTAGAGAATATCATAAACGAATAATTTAAAAACTTTCAACTTACCGAATAAAGCACCATCTGGACTCCAAATCACACGGTTGACAGAAACACCTGGATCTTTGACAAGAGCAGCCTGAATTGCACATATATAGCTTTATTTCAGTAACTATAAGTTACAAGTAGCCGGGCTTGGTATAAAAATGCATGTATAAAGGAGAAAAGGGGAACCTGAAATGGCATTGAACAGGCACTAAGATCCCAAACTTTGAAATTCCTCAAGACCAACCGCTCCCTAGAACCCACTTCCCACAAAGCAATGTCCCCAACATTTGTACCAACTGATACATTGCATGAAAAGAAGGAAGAACTTATGTTTAGCTGAGAACAATAACATCAAATACACACAATTAACTCAAGTGAAAAACACTATTGAAAGGTCTTAGAAAGGCAGCAGACCAAGAAGTATAGTCTGTTGAACTGGATAGAAGTCCATGCTCATAGGAGATGAATCTTGGTTAAGAGTCCGCATAATAGTCTTTGGCAAGTCATATGGTGCATTAAAAGCCTGGCCATGACCATGACCTGGGAACGTGGCTGACAACACATTGACAGGAAGATTTACCTGCACAACATGATGAAAAGTTGATACCAGAAATGTGAGTTGTAAAAATTTGTATAGATAAGAATTACAAGACCACTAGTGATTTTTTTCCCTAAGTGTTATCAGATTACCTCATCCGACATTCCCATTGGTCTTGTTCTCTTAGAGACATGATCTGAATCTCCAGATGGGTAGTCAACAGAAGGATTAGTCGGAGGGGTCCTAGGGTGCTTCAAAGCAGCTTAAACAAGACAATGAAACTTGTCAGAAGTAAGAGATTGAATTTAGAACCATAGCCAATTAGATGTTAAAACCACTACAAACTCGAGAATAGCAGGCCGCAAGAAAATGTATTACCAGGGATTGATGGTGCACCAAGACCTATAGCAGTACCAAGACCTATAGTGGCTCCTCCAGAAACTGCAGCATGTGCTACAGTGGTAGGATTTGACATCCAACCAGCCAGGGGTGTTGGCACAGGTGCTGGAGTAGGTTGAAAAGGCTATACACATTAACCACAGAATAGTCCAGCACCAAAATAAGAACCAAAAGATAACAATATGTAATGCCTACGAAACCAAATCAGTAAAGTAGCCCACCCCATGTGCACCAAGAGGAGGAAACCCTCCAGCCTTTGGCAAGGATCCTAGTAGTGGATTATTAGCAGGAGATGGAGCTCTTGCACCGTTGGGTTGTCCACATGAGTGATCCACAAANNNNNNNNNNNNNNNNNNNNNNNNNNNNNNNNNNNNNNNNNNNNNNNNNNNNNNNNNNNNNNNNNNNNNNNNNNNNNNNNNNNNNNNNNNNNNNNNNNNNNNNNNNNNNNNNNNNNNNNNNNNNNNNNNNNNNNNNNNNNNNNNNNNNNNNNNNNNNNNNNNNNNNNNNNNNNNNNNNNNNNNNNNNNNNNNNNNNNNNNNNNNNNNNNNNNNNNNNNNNNNNNNNNNNNNNNNNNNNNNNNNNNNNNNNNNNNNNNNNNNNNNNNNNNNNNNNNNNNNNNNNNNNNNNNNNNNNNNNNNNNNNNNNNNNNNNNNNNNNNNNNNNNNNNNNNNNNNNNNNNNNNNNNNNNNNNNNNNNNNNNNNNNNNNNNNNNNNNNNNNNNNNNNNNNNNNNNNNNNNNNNNNNNNNNNNNNNNNNNNNNNNNNNNNNNNNNNNNNNNNNNNNNNNNNNNNNNNNNNNNNNNNNNNNNNNNNNNNNNNNNNNNNNNNNNNNNNNNNNNNNNNNNNNNNNNNNNNNNNNNNNNNNNNNNNNNNNtttatataaaataataatgaaaaatcaaagaattgatacattttttaaaaggaaggctaatatttaagaaggagaacatataatttttacaatatcaacacatgtaaatagttcttctactttaatgaatcacgaagaaagtgagatataaccttcaaaagttcaaaaagttatatctgatgactttaaccttaactttttagaacgagatcttgaaaaacggttttaaatttggcaatatcacccaaaccagagagatgagattaaacgagcttatcttaaatgggtccatatcaaaaatattttgacaattattttctatctggccccccaaaattttgtttcaagttccgccactgcGTTAAGATAAGCTGAATTTATGAATTTGTAATGCAAGCATGATTTTATAGTTAAGCTCATATTAAATATGTCGAGTGGAGTTTGTGTAAGTTCAACTTATTGGTTTGTGTTAATTCGATTATATAAATACTAGTGTTTTTGCCCATAATAATATTACGAAAATATAAATCTTTTGAGAGGAaagaaatttattaattttaaagaaaaatatttcatCTTAATTTTAATGAGtttcatgtgacacattttagttgttaaattagtaatataatatagttatatttcaattttagtttcaactttaatttaattttaattacaattagaGAATGTCATgttgtatattttaattatctaatttagaattagtcattgataattaTATATAGGAGAGATAGAGTAGGGACTGAATTAGAGATAGAAAGAGAGAGGAGGAGATaactctttaattttagagaaaaagtTTTGCTTTTTGATAagtcaaaatttgaaatttataaataaattcaaTTATTAATGAGTCGAATATTAATTTGAGCTTAATTTTCGTGAGTAGAATTTAAGTTTGGTTTGACTTATATCACTTCCAACCCTAATTTCACACAAACTTAGGTAGTGTTCATACCCTATCCCAACGATtaaggcccaggatccaagtaaaaaggcccaatccaaagggttgACCTCACCTTTCACCAGATCAGCCACTACGAAGTCGGTACtcgtcacgacttgctctaaagaagtcgggaacgagggttagctggcagataagcactcatttgaatgagtaactacccctagaatctctctaaccacttccacgggccatatcttaacttccctaagataaagggacggttaacaccctagaaaagtggcactactccaacggtggttattggttcaccactataaatacactgacacccctcaagtatctctaagtcccagtactctctagacctgctaacactcttgctgacttaggcattggagtgtccttgcaggtaccaccccccattcattcatactcacaagtcggacggaggcccccaagGCGCAGACCCTCTCAAAGGCTTCctccctcagacgattgggccaaccaacgccatccagcccattaatctccggttacctgccgtaacattggcgccgttgccggggactcaagagatcaaccagtgatggcggacagaTCCCCTGAGGAGGGTCATGTGGAAACAGATTTTGAATAAGAGAATCTGGATACCGGAAATAATGACGCGGACCTAACCCTCCATCAGGAAACCAACGATC harbors:
- the LOC107623171 gene encoding probable LRR receptor-like serine/threonine-protein kinase At5g10290, producing the protein MGFIVLFLLLATLCSSELENNSQEEALYALKLSLNASKNQLTNWNRDQVSPCTWSNVYCDPSGNIYQVSLAFMGFTGYLTPRIGALKGLQTLVLNGNGITGGIPKELGNLTRLVRLDLQNNRLTGEIPSSLGNLKKLQFLTLSQNNLNGSIPESLANLPSLINVLLDSNDLSGQIPEGLFNVSKYNFTGNKLNCGMNYRKLCAYDIADQGYSKTAKTGIIVGIVLGLVVIICLGGLLFFWRKSYKRDVYVDVAGEVDGRIAFGQLKRFAWRELQIATDNFSERNVLGQGGFGKVYKGVLPDGTKIAVKRLTDYESPGGDAAFQREVEMISVAVHRNLLRLIGFCTTPTERLLVYPFMQNLSVAYRLRELKPGEAVLDWPTRKKVALGTARGLEYLHEQCNPKIIHRDVKAANVLLDGDFEAVVGDFGLAKLVDVRRTNVTTQVRGTMGHIAPEYLSTGKSSEKTDVFGYGIMLLELVTGQRAIDFSRLEEEDDVLLLDHVKKLEREKRLDAIVDRNLKQNYKIEEVEMIVQVALLCTQASPEDRPAMSEVVRMLDGEGLAERWEEWQHVEVNRRQDYERLQRRLGWGEDSINNQDAIELSGGR
- the LOC107620275 gene encoding topless-related protein 1, which produces MSNPTTVAHAAVSGGATIGLGTAIGLGAPSIPAALKHPRTPPTNPSVDYPSGDSDHVSKRTRPMGMSDEVNLPVNVLSATFPGHGHGQAFNAPYDLPKTIMRTLNQDSSPMSMDFYPVQQTILLVGTNVGDIALWEVGSRERLVLRNFKVWDLSACSMPFQAALVKDPGVSVNRVIWSPDGALFGVAYSRHIVQIYSYHGGDEVRQHLEIDAHVGGVNDLAFSHPNKQLCVITCGDDKTIKVGFCQSMDLVF